A window from Streptomyces sp. NBC_00299 encodes these proteins:
- a CDS encoding TerC family protein, producing MLEVPFWLWGAFAATVVVSLAVDLLAHRTAHVIGFKEAAAWSALWVSLALIFGGVVFLALGPTAGTEYTTAWLLEKSLSVDNLFVFAVIFAYFKVPRAYQHRVLFFGVIGALVFRGIFLSLGVAVVSRFTAVLFAFAAVLFYSTYKLLKDEEESFDPGKSFAVRMLRKIMPVRDEYADAKFFVKEAGKRVATPLLAVVAAIEAADLIFAVDSVPAVLAVSDDAFIVYTSNAFAILGLRALYFMLAGLLDRFHYLNMGLAIILAFIGVKLILQASHKVISPSIPEIPSPISLAVIVVVLAASVVFSLRRPVPPNLAPTAQDEKAPSLSDTPSENPGPGDAHAEQDQQPDDPPRPAH from the coding sequence GTGCTTGAGGTCCCGTTCTGGCTGTGGGGAGCCTTCGCCGCGACGGTGGTGGTGTCGCTGGCGGTGGACCTGCTGGCCCACCGCACAGCGCACGTCATCGGCTTCAAGGAAGCTGCCGCGTGGAGCGCCCTGTGGGTGAGCCTCGCTCTGATCTTCGGCGGCGTCGTCTTCCTCGCCCTCGGCCCGACGGCCGGCACCGAGTACACCACCGCGTGGCTGCTGGAGAAGAGCCTGTCGGTGGACAACCTGTTCGTCTTCGCCGTGATCTTCGCCTACTTCAAGGTGCCTCGCGCCTACCAGCACCGGGTCCTGTTCTTCGGCGTGATCGGCGCACTGGTCTTCCGCGGGATCTTCCTCTCCCTCGGTGTCGCCGTCGTCAGCCGCTTCACCGCGGTGCTGTTCGCCTTCGCCGCCGTCCTCTTCTACAGCACCTACAAGCTCCTCAAGGACGAGGAGGAGAGCTTCGACCCCGGCAAGAGCTTCGCTGTGCGCATGCTCCGCAAGATCATGCCGGTCCGGGACGAGTACGCCGACGCGAAGTTCTTCGTCAAGGAGGCCGGCAAGCGCGTGGCCACCCCACTCCTCGCGGTGGTCGCCGCGATCGAGGCCGCCGACCTGATCTTCGCCGTCGACAGCGTGCCCGCCGTCCTCGCCGTCAGCGACGACGCCTTCATCGTCTACACCAGCAACGCGTTCGCCATCCTGGGCCTGCGTGCCCTGTACTTCATGCTCGCGGGCCTGCTGGACCGCTTCCACTATCTGAACATGGGCCTCGCGATCATCCTGGCCTTCATCGGTGTCAAGCTCATTCTCCAGGCGTCCCACAAGGTGATCAGTCCCAGCATCCCGGAGATACCCTCACCGATCAGCTTGGCGGTCATCGTCGTTGTTCTGGCCGCTTCCGTCGTGTTCAGCCTGCGGCGGCCCGTCCCACCCAATCTGGCTCCGACAGCTCAGGACGAGAAGGCACCCTCCCTGTCAGACACGCCATCCGAGAACCCCGGACCCGGTGACGCACATGCTGAGCAGGACCAGCAGCCCGATGATCCACCCCGGCCGGCGCACTGA
- a CDS encoding histidine kinase: MLTYLPVLVFEYSWLSLLGFLVGAVLLTVPRPASIVIAEAVAASGPLLVNSSLVTSQRGSMSVLVSTVVTGSSVYAVVHLTLLAARLQASHSQAGRLREYRERVRVTQDLHDLVGSSLVSVAVQSEQALARTVSDAPGHQALTDIATLARRTHQEIRSIIGHRIAADLHTEVAHAQNLLSLAGIATRTTLPAGLDLGGPTANCMSAVLREGIGNVLRHPRRRVARSR, translated from the coding sequence GTGCTCACCTATCTACCTGTCCTCGTCTTTGAGTACTCGTGGCTGAGTCTCTTGGGCTTCCTCGTGGGTGCCGTGCTGCTGACGGTGCCTCGACCGGCTTCGATCGTCATCGCGGAAGCGGTGGCAGCGAGCGGCCCTCTGCTCGTGAACAGCAGTCTGGTGACCTCGCAGCGCGGCAGCATGAGCGTGCTGGTGTCGACCGTCGTCACTGGCAGCAGCGTGTACGCGGTGGTCCACCTGACCCTGCTCGCCGCACGGCTTCAAGCCTCACACAGTCAGGCGGGTCGCCTCCGTGAGTACCGCGAACGGGTCCGCGTGACGCAGGACCTGCATGACCTGGTGGGTTCGTCACTTGTCTCCGTCGCTGTGCAGAGCGAGCAAGCCCTCGCCCGGACTGTGAGCGACGCACCAGGTCACCAGGCGCTGACCGACATCGCCACGCTGGCACGACGCACCCACCAGGAGATACGAAGCATCATTGGGCATAGGATCGCCGCCGATCTGCACACGGAAGTCGCGCACGCCCAGAATCTGTTGTCCCTTGCGGGGATCGCCACGCGCACAACTCTGCCTGCCGGACTGGATCTCGGCGGGCCCACGGCCAACTGCATGAGTGCTGTCCTGCGCGAGGGCATCGGGAACGTGCTGCGGCACCCCAGGCGTCGCGTTGCGAGATCGAGGTGA
- a CDS encoding hemolysin family protein, with amino-acid sequence MTVLQLAIGALTLLTNAFFVGAEFALISVRRSQIEPRAKQGHARARMTMWALEHLSAMMATAQLGITVSSLVLGAVAEPAIAHLLEPAFETAHIPHGLVHPIAFVIALSVATYLHMLIGEMVPKNIALAAPVETALLLGPPLVALTRALRPVVFGINAFANILLKLLRVEPKDEVESVFTDDQLARMVLDSSAAGLLSPADGERLRDALELGTRPVGEILVLAQRMHTVDHSITPAELERTAAAVGYSRFPVTGPNGTLLGYLHIKDTLGIADRDQPFPRGALHPVTRVRIDTPLDDTLTALRADGSHLAAVTGEGGAVLGFVTMEDVLSELVGPAPATA; translated from the coding sequence ATGACCGTGCTGCAACTCGCCATCGGCGCCCTGACCCTGCTGACCAACGCCTTCTTCGTCGGGGCCGAGTTCGCCCTGATCTCCGTGCGCCGCAGCCAGATCGAGCCCCGCGCAAAGCAGGGCCATGCGCGGGCCCGGATGACCATGTGGGCCCTGGAGCACCTCTCCGCGATGATGGCCACCGCCCAGCTCGGCATCACCGTTTCCTCGCTGGTGCTGGGCGCGGTCGCCGAACCGGCCATCGCCCACCTGCTGGAGCCCGCCTTCGAGACGGCCCACATCCCGCACGGCCTGGTGCACCCGATCGCGTTCGTCATCGCGCTCAGCGTGGCGACGTATCTGCACATGCTGATCGGCGAGATGGTTCCGAAGAACATCGCGCTGGCAGCGCCGGTCGAAACGGCCCTGCTGCTCGGCCCGCCACTGGTGGCCCTCACCCGAGCGCTGCGGCCGGTCGTGTTCGGCATCAACGCTTTCGCGAACATCCTGTTGAAGCTGCTACGTGTGGAACCGAAGGACGAGGTGGAGTCGGTCTTCACCGATGACCAACTCGCCCGCATGGTCCTCGACTCCAGCGCGGCCGGACTGCTCTCACCCGCCGACGGCGAACGGCTGCGCGACGCGCTGGAACTGGGCACCCGCCCGGTCGGCGAAATCCTCGTCCTCGCCCAGCGGATGCACACCGTCGACCACTCCATCACCCCGGCCGAACTGGAGCGGACGGCCGCCGCAGTTGGCTACTCGCGCTTCCCTGTCACCGGCCCGAACGGCACCTTGCTGGGCTACCTGCACATCAAGGACACCCTCGGCATCGCCGACCGCGACCAGCCGTTCCCGCGCGGTGCCCTGCACCCCGTCACCCGGGTCCGCATCGACACGCCGCTGGACGACACCCTGACCGCCCTGCGCGCCGACGGCAGCCACTTGGCCGCCGTGACCGGCGAAGGGGGAGCGGTCCTTGGCTTCGTGACCATGGAGGACGTTCTGTCCGAACTGGTCGGCCCGGCGCCGGCCACGGCCTGA
- a CDS encoding RHS repeat-associated core domain-containing protein: protein MATTAKTGSTVLQLVNLHGDVVMQLPTTASQAPTVLSTDEYGNRANTSSTVRCGWHGGMHRSGETLTGLTLMGVRLYNPATGRFLSADPLPGGSCNAYDYACADPVNNEDVTGCATCRVPKHAWTGRSYTTVLRTTRWSYSGWQNVSWHWYMDVLSGDYGPVPISAWKRQYRYRKQYIFKCKVVAWYGWGRQKILATFETHWQYSYRDRTTYRIKWTGIKWTRTGGWSGTRTSWRYVSSYRIVCTKG from the coding sequence GTGGCGACCACCGCCAAGACCGGCTCAACCGTCCTGCAACTCGTCAATCTGCACGGCGACGTGGTGATGCAACTGCCCACCACCGCCAGTCAGGCCCCCACCGTTCTCTCCACCGACGAGTACGGCAACCGCGCGAACACCTCCAGCACGGTCCGCTGCGGCTGGCACGGCGGAATGCACCGGTCCGGGGAGACCCTCACCGGCCTTACCCTGATGGGTGTCCGCCTGTACAACCCGGCGACCGGCCGCTTCCTGTCCGCCGACCCGCTGCCGGGTGGTAGCTGCAACGCCTACGACTACGCGTGCGCCGACCCCGTCAACAACGAGGACGTCACCGGCTGCGCGACCTGTCGTGTGCCCAAGCACGCCTGGACCGGCCGCAGTTACACCACGGTCCTGCGCACCACGCGCTGGAGCTACAGCGGTTGGCAGAACGTCAGCTGGCACTGGTACATGGACGTCCTGAGCGGTGACTACGGACCGGTGCCCATCAGCGCGTGGAAGCGGCAGTACCGCTACCGCAAGCAGTACATCTTCAAGTGCAAGGTCGTGGCCTGGTACGGCTGGGGCCGGCAGAAGATCCTGGCGACCTTCGAAACGCACTGGCAGTACTCCTACCGTGACCGCACCACGTACCGGATCAAATGGACCGGTATCAAATGGACACGGACCGGAGGCTGGAGCGGGACGAGAACGTCATGGCGCTACGTGTCCAGCTATCGCATCGTCTGCACAAAGGGATGA
- a CDS encoding RHS repeat domain-containing protein, which yields MTISGGTGTAVPAVTTTYDPVSGKVAEITSTGGGTIKKAYDKLGRLVSYTDADGGVTTSQYDAEGHAVLVSDNVPSSTSYAYDATVDPRGLPTSITDSVAGTFSVRYDADGQVRSQKLPGGYTMSQSTNPAGMAMERTYTRDSDGEVLFSETLIPTVHGQRSSYTGSLGKTSSQTYQYDKVGRLVRAEDDSSCG from the coding sequence GTGACGATCTCGGGGGGTACTGGCACGGCCGTCCCCGCGGTCACCACGACGTACGACCCGGTCAGCGGCAAGGTGGCCGAGATCACCTCCACCGGCGGCGGAACGATCAAGAAGGCGTACGACAAGCTCGGCCGCCTCGTCTCCTACACCGACGCCGACGGAGGCGTCACCACCAGCCAGTACGACGCCGAGGGCCACGCGGTCCTCGTCAGCGACAATGTGCCGTCCAGCACGAGTTACGCGTACGACGCGACCGTTGACCCGCGCGGTCTTCCCACGTCGATCACGGACTCCGTGGCGGGCACGTTCAGCGTGCGCTACGACGCCGACGGGCAGGTGCGCTCCCAGAAGCTGCCGGGTGGCTACACCATGAGCCAGAGCACCAACCCGGCCGGCATGGCCATGGAGCGGACGTACACCCGAGACAGTGACGGCGAGGTGCTCTTCTCAGAGACCCTCATTCCCACCGTCCACGGCCAGCGTTCCTCCTACACCGGCTCGTTGGGCAAGACGTCCAGCCAGACCTACCAGTACGACAAGGTCGGCCGGCTCGTCCGGGCGGAGGACGACAGTAGCTGCGGGTGA
- a CDS encoding response regulator transcription factor, whose product MDAGAAGCLLKSISPKGLAEAVRTVAAGGRVIDPPELADLAESMPARGGEVLRLAASGVDTRAIASDLFLSVGTVRNRLSAAVGDLHARTLVDAIRIAVRHGWI is encoded by the coding sequence TTGGACGCGGGGGCGGCGGGGTGCCTGCTGAAGAGCATCTCGCCGAAGGGACTCGCGGAGGCGGTGCGCACGGTCGCCGCAGGCGGTCGGGTGATCGACCCGCCGGAGCTCGCAGACTTGGCGGAATCGATGCCCGCGCGAGGCGGGGAGGTACTCAGGCTGGCCGCGAGTGGTGTGGACACACGGGCGATCGCCAGCGATCTGTTCCTCAGCGTGGGTACAGTACGCAATCGACTTTCGGCCGCCGTGGGCGACCTACACGCCCGCACCCTGGTGGACGCGATTCGTATCGCCGTGCGTCACGGCTGGATCTAG